CGCTTCTTCGAGCAGTTCGACGGTGAGCAGCCGGAGGTCGTCGCCGTCCATGCGCTCGCCCACCTGATTCGACGCCTCGACGGTGTTGACGATGTGGGTGTCGGTCGTCATCACCTCGGCGAAGTCGACGTGCGTCTCCAGCGTCTCGACGATTGTATCGCGCAGCCCCGGCTCCATGTTGTTCCCGTCGACGAGGACGTAGGCCGTCTCCTGGCCGTTCACCTCGATGACGGCGACGCGGACGCCGAGGGGACCGATACCGTCGAGCGGTTCCCAGCGGGTGCGGTCCCACGCCGTGCCGAGCTTGACCGGATACCGGGTCGCCTCGGCCAGTTGATTGCCGGACGCGCGTGCGCCCTCGATCATGTCGAACGAGCGCTTCGAGCCGGGGACGACGTGGCCGAGGTCGTCGCCTTCGAGCCCGTTGTTACAGTTGTGGGCGTCGGCGAGCATGATATCCTCCAGCCCGCCCTGTCGGGCCTCCGCCTGTGCGGAGAGCCCGACGGCGTACTCCACGTCGTCTGCAAAGCCCGGCGCGTAGGTGGCGGTCATGAACGCGTCGTCGCCGAACGCCTGTGCGAGCAGCGTCGCATCTCCCTCGGTCGTGCGGACGCTCTCGGTCGCACAGTCGTGATACTCCAGCTCCTCCATCGCGCGGTCGGTCGCATCGAGCAGGGTGTCGACCTCGCGGGAGGTGACGAGATTGAAGTCGTGGCCGGCGGTGGCGTGGGGCGGGAAGGCGAGCCCGTCGGCCTGCCGAGAGACGCGCTCGGGGAGGTTCCCGCCGCCGATTTCGCCCATCGGTCCCGGATGAATCATCGGGAGGACGAACCGGGCTTTTTCACCCTCGTCGGTACGGAAGGAGAGAACTGTAACGGGAACGACCGCCTCCTCGCCGATGCGCTCGAAGAACGTCTCCAGCTCGCGGGTCCCCTCGGCGATGTGGCCGATGAAGCCGCGGAGGAAATCCAGCACGGAGATACCCATCGACTGCTTCCACGGGCGGTCGATGACGGCGACGAACAGCGTCACCGCGGTCGCGTAGAGCACGCACATTCCGCCGAGCAGGAGGAAATCGGAGGGGACAACGATGAGCAGTTGCAGTTCCACCGGGGCCTCGCTGGCGCGCGTGGCCGGCGAGAGGAACGACTCAGTGAGCGACCCGCCCTCCAGATAGCGGGCCGCACCGGTGTAGACGAACAGCAGTATCGCGGCGGTGACGGTCTGGATGCTGGCGGGGAGACTCGCCCGCAGCGGCGACCGGTGGGAGATGGCCATCGTCACGAGCAGCCGGAGCGCGAAGACGGCCGCGAGCGCCGCGAGCAGCGTGTCGAAGACGAAATCCTGCCCCAGTCCCGAGACGAATACCGCGAGCACGCTCGCTGCGACGAGCGCGCCGACGAGGAGCAGTTCACAGACGAGAGCGAGCAGGGAGGCACGGTTTGGCGTGAGGTTCCCGCCGAGGAGCCGGTCGACGTAGGGCGTCACGACGCTGGCGACGACGGTCGGTATTCCGATGTAGAAGATCCCCTCCCACGCGTCTTCGAGGATGAACCGCGAGTCGAAGGCCGCGATACCGGCCAGGGCCGCGACGGCGAGCGCGAACGCGAGACTGGAGTACCAGCTCGGGGCGCGGAAGATGAACCGCGACAGCGAGGCGAGGTCTCCCTGCGATGCCGTCATTGGCGCGGCTTGTCGCTCGGGTCAAATAACGCTACTGACAGTGTGGTGGGGTGTGAGGCGTTCACACCCCCGTTCCGTCTGACCGGCGTCAGACGCTCACGAACAGCGGGCGATGAAGTTCTCGAACAGCTCCTCGCCGCGCTCGGTGTGGGCCACCTCCGGGTGCCACTGGACGCCGTAGAGGTCGCGGTCGGTGTCGCCCATCGCCTCGACGCTGCACACGTCGCTGGAGGCGGTCCGCTCGAACCCTTCGGGCACCTTCGTCACCTCGTCGGCGTGGCTGGCCCACACCCGCGTCTCCGGGGCGAGCGAGCCGACGAGCGGGTCGGTGTCGTCGTCGATGTACACGTCGACGTCGGCGTAGCCGCCGTACTCGCCGGACGCGACCTCGCCGCCGAGTTCGGTCGCGATGAGCTGGTGGCCGAGACAGATGCCGAGGACGGGCACGTCGGCGTCGATGTACTCCGGGGCGCGGCCGACGCGGTCCATCGACGGCCCGCCCGAGAGGACGTAGCCGTCGGCGTCGGTGTCGGCGAGCGGCGTCTCGTTGTCGACGAGTTCGACGTCGACGCCCAAGTCGCGCAGCGTCCGGTGTTCGAGGTGGGTAAACTGACCGTGGTTGTCCACGACGACGATGCGGGTCATGGACCGGATAGCACATCCGTGGTGAAATATCTGCGGAATACGACGACTGTCGCCGTCAGTACCCATCCCCGTGCATTACTCGTCGTCGTAGCGGTCGGCCGCGGTCGTGAAGCTCGTCTCCGACTGCTCGTCGCTGCGGCGCTGTTCGCGGGCGGCGAGCGCCTCGGCGTCGGGGCTGGCGTCGTCGTCCACGCGCGCCCACGACTGGTGGACCTTCGCGTGACACCACCGACACAGCGAGACGGTGATTTCGTGGCTCAGCTCCCGGCGGTCGTCGTCGGGGTATTCGAGGTGGTGTTCCTCGAGGAGGGGGCGGCTGTCGTCGTGGGCCTGCCGGTGGGCGGACAGTCCACACCGGATACACTCGTCCCCGTGCGTGCGCGAGCGGAACTTCGGACAGTCGGCCCACTCCCACTCGCCGTGGGGGTCGGCGGCGGGACACCGGAGGTCGTCCTCTCTGCGCTCGCGGGCGAACTCGGGGTCGTTGTGGCCGTGTTCGACGGCGTAGCGACAGCGTCCGTCGTCCGTCAGATACTCACACCGGTCGACGAACGCGTAGGGGTCGTCCACGCCGACGGAGGTCCCTTGCGGCGTCTGTCGCACCATACCCACGCGTTCGGTATCGCGCCGTTATACCGTTGCGTTCGGCCGTGTGACCGTGAACTGATAGGTATCCGAAGGGGTTTTCTCCCCGCGCCGGGTTTCGGCGAGTATGACCGCTCCGTGGACCGACTGGGACCACATCGTGAAACTCGACCCCGATAAGACGCTGTACGGCGACGAGACGTTCACGGATGTGTGTGCGACCGGCACCGACGCAATCGAAATCGGTGGCACGCTCGACATTACGGCGGAGAAGATGCGCGAGTATCTCACCCCGTGTCTGGCGGCGTGTGCTGAACACGACGTTGCCTGTTACATCGAGCCGTCACACGCGAGTGCAGTCGTTCACGAGCCGAGTCCCGACGGCTTTCTCGTGCCCGTCGTGCTCAACGCC
This portion of the Halosegnis longus genome encodes:
- a CDS encoding DUF2070 family protein, encoding MTASQGDLASLSRFIFRAPSWYSSLAFALAVAALAGIAAFDSRFILEDAWEGIFYIGIPTVVASVVTPYVDRLLGGNLTPNRASLLALVCELLLVGALVAASVLAVFVSGLGQDFVFDTLLAALAAVFALRLLVTMAISHRSPLRASLPASIQTVTAAILLFVYTGAARYLEGGSLTESFLSPATRASEAPVELQLLIVVPSDFLLLGGMCVLYATAVTLFVAVIDRPWKQSMGISVLDFLRGFIGHIAEGTRELETFFERIGEEAVVPVTVLSFRTDEGEKARFVLPMIHPGPMGEIGGGNLPERVSRQADGLAFPPHATAGHDFNLVTSREVDTLLDATDRAMEELEYHDCATESVRTTEGDATLLAQAFGDDAFMTATYAPGFADDVEYAVGLSAQAEARQGGLEDIMLADAHNCNNGLEGDDLGHVVPGSKRSFDMIEGARASGNQLAEATRYPVKLGTAWDRTRWEPLDGIGPLGVRVAVIEVNGQETAYVLVDGNNMEPGLRDTIVETLETHVDFAEVMTTDTHIVNTVEASNQVGERMDGDDLRLLTVELLEEARDDLEPVEAGMATERAEVTVFGNDRTESLAAHANAMVQMGGALAATFILAVTLISVVLFFLT
- a CDS encoding DUF7097 family protein, which gives rise to MRQTPQGTSVGVDDPYAFVDRCEYLTDDGRCRYAVEHGHNDPEFARERREDDLRCPAADPHGEWEWADCPKFRSRTHGDECIRCGLSAHRQAHDDSRPLLEEHHLEYPDDDRRELSHEITVSLCRWCHAKVHQSWARVDDDASPDAEALAAREQRRSDEQSETSFTTAADRYDDE
- a CDS encoding GMP synthase subunit A, producing the protein MTRIVVVDNHGQFTHLEHRTLRDLGVDVELVDNETPLADTDADGYVLSGGPSMDRVGRAPEYIDADVPVLGICLGHQLIATELGGEVASGEYGGYADVDVYIDDDTDPLVGSLAPETRVWASHADEVTKVPEGFERTASSDVCSVEAMGDTDRDLYGVQWHPEVAHTERGEELFENFIARCS